The proteins below come from a single Triticum aestivum cultivar Chinese Spring chromosome 5D, IWGSC CS RefSeq v2.1, whole genome shotgun sequence genomic window:
- the LOC123122144 gene encoding probable NOT transcription complex subunit VIP2 isoform X2, whose translation MSGLLNSNLNSSASNLPDSTARPFATSFSGQSGSVQGFHHSGLRNIHGNFSLPNMPGSLAQRNAAMSGLPSSRVQQHGGSISGRFASNNLPVAMSQIPHAHSGVSGRGMNVGGGQAFSSGMNMGGTIQGLYSNLGTSGNQNSVPGMSVSPALGNLGSRITSSAGNIVGGSNIGRNISSGGLSVPSISSRVDFSNNAGSGRLNVQGSNRMMNDLIPQGSSQLINMIGSSYPTSGGSVSQNQMQPGNNSLGSMGMLHDASDSTPFDINDFPQLTGRPNSAGGPQGQYGSLRKQGVGVNSIVQQNHEFSIQNEDFPALPGFKGSSSDYGMELHHKEQLHENVPVMQAQQYPMARSVGFNLGSSYQPNRQQHQQGANSIQSAGPQNIGLRPLNSLSQTSSLGSYEQLLQQYQQPQAQSPFGLQQMSSATQSYGDHGLKPILGGRTPPDPYGLLGLLGVIRMNDPDLSSLALGIDLTTLGLNLNSPDNLYKTFGSPFSNEPAKGDPEYPTPACYVAEQPPALQPMHFQKFQTLILFYIFYSMPKDEAQICAANELYNRGWFYHKEVRQWLTRISNMEPLIKTPSYEQGSYAFFHQPNWETVRKDNFVLHYELVEKRPSLPSASQIGR comes from the exons ATGTCTGGCTTGCTGAAT TCAAATCTTAACAGTTCTGCATCGAATCTTCCAGACTCAACTGCACGACCATTTGCAACATCCTTTTCTGGTCAATCTGGATCAGTTCAAGGTTTCCATCACTCTG GTCTGCGCAACATTCATGGAAATTTCAGTCTTCCAAATATGCCTGGATCACTGGCACAAAGGAATGCTGCGATGAGCGGCCTTCCGTCCTCCAGGGTTCAACAACATGGAGGGAGCATTTCTGGGAGATTTGCTTCAAACAACCTTCCAGTTGCCATGTCTCAG ATTCCTCATGCACATTCAGGTGTCAGTGGTAGAGGAATGAATGTTGGTGGAGGTCAAGCATTTAGTAGTGGCATGAATATGGGTGGTACCATTCAAGGTTTATACTCAAATTTGGGGACCAGTGGGAATCAAAATTCTGTTCCTGGCATGTCAGTATCTCCAGCTTTAGGAAACTTGGGTTCACGTATTACAAGCTCCGCAGGAAACATCGTGGGCGGAAGTAACATTGGAAGAAATATAAGCTCTGGTGGATTGTCGGTGCCGAGTATCTCATCGCGCGTCGATTTTAGTAACAATGCTGGAAGTGGAAGACTAAATGTGCAAGGATCCAACAGGATGATGAATGACCTTATTCCGCAAG GATCATCACAACTGATCAATATGATTGGAAGTTCATACCCAACGTCTGGAGGTTCAGTATCCCAGAACCAAATGCAACCAGGAAACAATTCTCTAGGTTCTATGGGGATGCTACATGACGCCAGTGACAGCACTCCATTCGACATCAATGATTTCCCCCAATTGACTGGTCGACCTAATTCAGCTGGTGGTCCACAGGGACAATATG GATCACTACGGAAGCAAGGAGTTGGTGTTAACTCCATTGTTCAACAAAACCACGAGTTCAGTATTCAGAATGAAGATTTCCCGGCTTTGCCAGGATTTAAAG GTAGCAGTTCAGATTATGGCATGGAGTTACATCACAAGGAACAACTTCACGAGAATGTACCTGTAATGCAAGCACAACAATATCCT ATGGCAAGGTCCGTTGGGTTCAATTTAGGAAGTAGCTACCAACCAAATCGTCAGCAACATCAGCAGGGTGCTAATTCA ATTCAGAGTGCTGGACCCCAAAATATTGGACTAAGACCACTAAACTCTCTGAGTCAAACTTCTAGTTTGGGATCATATGAGCAACTGCTCCAGCAATACCAGCAGCCGCAGGCTCAGAGTCCTTTCGGGTTGCAGCAGATGTCTTCAGCCACACAGTCATATGGGGATCATGGTCTAAAGCCCATTCTGGGAGGCCGAACACCACCTGATCCATACGGCTTGTTAGGATTGCTGGGGGTTATAAGGATGAATGATCCTGATTTGTCATCTCTTGCTCTGGGAATAGATTTGACAACGTTGGGTTTGAATTTGAACTCACCAGACAATCTGTACAAGACATTTGGCTCTCCATTTTCAAATGAGCCAGCAAAAGGAGATCCTGAATATCCTACTCCAGCTTGTTATGTGGCCGAGCAACCCCCAGCACTACAG CCTATGCATTTTCAGAAATTTCAGACACTCATACTGTTTTACATATTCTACAG CATGCCGAAGGATGAAGCTCAAATATGTGCTGCCAATGAACT GTATAATCGTGGATGGTTTTACCATAAAGAAGTGCGGCAATGGCTCACAAGAATTTCTAACATGGAGCCTCTCATCAAAACTCCTTCATATGAACAGGGGTCTTATGCCTTCTTTCATCAACCCAATTGGGAAACAGTGCGTAAG GATAACTTTGTTCTCCATTATGAGCTAGTAGAGAAAAGGCCAAGTCTCCCTTCTGCGTCCCAAATTGGTAGGTGA
- the LOC123122144 gene encoding probable NOT transcription complex subunit VIP2 isoform X1: MSGLLNSNLNSSASNLPDSTARPFATSFSGQSGSVQGFHHSGLRNIHGNFSLPNMPGSLAQRNAAMSGLPSSRVQQHGGSISGRFASNNLPVAMSQIPHAHSGVSGRGMNVGGGQAFSSGMNMGGTIQGLYSNLGTSGNQNSVPGMSVSPALGNLGSRITSSAGNIVGGSNIGRNISSGGLSVPSISSRVDFSNNAGSGRLNVQGSNRMMNDLIPQGSSQLINMIGSSYPTSGGSVSQNQMQPGNNSLGSMGMLHDASDSTPFDINDFPQLTGRPNSAGGPQGQYGSLRKQGVGVNSIVQQNHEFSIQNEDFPALPGFKGSSSDYGMELHHKEQLHENVPVMQAQQYPMARSVGFNLGSSYQPNRQQHQQGANSIQSAGPQNIGLRPLNSLSQTSSLGSYEQLLQQYQQPQAQSPFGLQQMSSATQSYGDHGLKPILGGRTPPDPYGLLGLLGVIRMNDPDLSSLALGIDLTTLGLNLNSPDNLYKTFGSPFSNEPAKGDPEYPTPACYVAEQPPALQPMHFQKFQTLILFYIFYSMPKDEAQICAANELYNRGWFYHKEVRQWLTRISNMEPLIKTPSYEQGSYAFFHQPNWETVRKDNFVLHYELVEKRPSLPSASQIVTSGL; the protein is encoded by the exons ATGTCTGGCTTGCTGAAT TCAAATCTTAACAGTTCTGCATCGAATCTTCCAGACTCAACTGCACGACCATTTGCAACATCCTTTTCTGGTCAATCTGGATCAGTTCAAGGTTTCCATCACTCTG GTCTGCGCAACATTCATGGAAATTTCAGTCTTCCAAATATGCCTGGATCACTGGCACAAAGGAATGCTGCGATGAGCGGCCTTCCGTCCTCCAGGGTTCAACAACATGGAGGGAGCATTTCTGGGAGATTTGCTTCAAACAACCTTCCAGTTGCCATGTCTCAG ATTCCTCATGCACATTCAGGTGTCAGTGGTAGAGGAATGAATGTTGGTGGAGGTCAAGCATTTAGTAGTGGCATGAATATGGGTGGTACCATTCAAGGTTTATACTCAAATTTGGGGACCAGTGGGAATCAAAATTCTGTTCCTGGCATGTCAGTATCTCCAGCTTTAGGAAACTTGGGTTCACGTATTACAAGCTCCGCAGGAAACATCGTGGGCGGAAGTAACATTGGAAGAAATATAAGCTCTGGTGGATTGTCGGTGCCGAGTATCTCATCGCGCGTCGATTTTAGTAACAATGCTGGAAGTGGAAGACTAAATGTGCAAGGATCCAACAGGATGATGAATGACCTTATTCCGCAAG GATCATCACAACTGATCAATATGATTGGAAGTTCATACCCAACGTCTGGAGGTTCAGTATCCCAGAACCAAATGCAACCAGGAAACAATTCTCTAGGTTCTATGGGGATGCTACATGACGCCAGTGACAGCACTCCATTCGACATCAATGATTTCCCCCAATTGACTGGTCGACCTAATTCAGCTGGTGGTCCACAGGGACAATATG GATCACTACGGAAGCAAGGAGTTGGTGTTAACTCCATTGTTCAACAAAACCACGAGTTCAGTATTCAGAATGAAGATTTCCCGGCTTTGCCAGGATTTAAAG GTAGCAGTTCAGATTATGGCATGGAGTTACATCACAAGGAACAACTTCACGAGAATGTACCTGTAATGCAAGCACAACAATATCCT ATGGCAAGGTCCGTTGGGTTCAATTTAGGAAGTAGCTACCAACCAAATCGTCAGCAACATCAGCAGGGTGCTAATTCA ATTCAGAGTGCTGGACCCCAAAATATTGGACTAAGACCACTAAACTCTCTGAGTCAAACTTCTAGTTTGGGATCATATGAGCAACTGCTCCAGCAATACCAGCAGCCGCAGGCTCAGAGTCCTTTCGGGTTGCAGCAGATGTCTTCAGCCACACAGTCATATGGGGATCATGGTCTAAAGCCCATTCTGGGAGGCCGAACACCACCTGATCCATACGGCTTGTTAGGATTGCTGGGGGTTATAAGGATGAATGATCCTGATTTGTCATCTCTTGCTCTGGGAATAGATTTGACAACGTTGGGTTTGAATTTGAACTCACCAGACAATCTGTACAAGACATTTGGCTCTCCATTTTCAAATGAGCCAGCAAAAGGAGATCCTGAATATCCTACTCCAGCTTGTTATGTGGCCGAGCAACCCCCAGCACTACAG CCTATGCATTTTCAGAAATTTCAGACACTCATACTGTTTTACATATTCTACAG CATGCCGAAGGATGAAGCTCAAATATGTGCTGCCAATGAACT GTATAATCGTGGATGGTTTTACCATAAAGAAGTGCGGCAATGGCTCACAAGAATTTCTAACATGGAGCCTCTCATCAAAACTCCTTCATATGAACAGGGGTCTTATGCCTTCTTTCATCAACCCAATTGGGAAACAGTGCGTAAG GATAACTTTGTTCTCCATTATGAGCTAGTAGAGAAAAGGCCAAGTCTCCCTTCTGCGTCCCAAATTG TTACCTCCGGACTCTAG